A region of Dermochelys coriacea isolate rDerCor1 chromosome 1, rDerCor1.pri.v4, whole genome shotgun sequence DNA encodes the following proteins:
- the LOC119862742 gene encoding uncharacterized protein LOC119862742, producing MAAPHSQHSSTWSTPELLDLLVLWEEEAVQSQLCASHRNFDPYGEISCGMLEKSYEQDMHQCQVKIKELRQVYQKARESTRCSGAVLKTFCFYKELDAILCGISTSSAKSPVDTSRGLERVACGLNPKDEVVDEEVELRMRWNRQRGHLVMLWQARTSSQPWKVRASHSTLSLACIMQERGALVWSSQEPPTHQQSTSTR from the exons ATGGCGGCTCCACACAGCCAACACTCTTCCACTTGGAGCACACCTGAGTTGTTGGATCTTCTGGTActgtgggaagaggaggctgtgcaatcCCAGCTCTGCGCCAGCCATAGGAACTTCGATCCCTATGGCGAGATTTCTTGTGGCATGTTGGAGAAGAGCTATGAACAGGACATGCATCAGTGCCaggtgaagataaaggagctgaggcaggtgtaccagaaggcaagggagtcaACCCGTTGCTCTGGTGCTGTGCTGAAGACCTtctgcttctataaggagctggatgccaTTCTCTGTGGCATCTCCACCTCCTCTGccaagagccccgtggatacttcaCGGGGGCTGGAGAGAGTGGCCTGTGGACTTAACCCCAAGGATGAAGTGGTGGACGAGGAAGTGGAATTGAGGATGAGGTGGAACAGGCAACGGGGACATCTTGTCATGCTGTGGCAAGCCAGGACTTCTTCTCAACCCTGGAAGGTTCGAGCCAGTCACAGCACTCTGTCTCTGGCATGCATAATGCAGGAGAGAGGGGCTCTG gTGTGGTCTTCACAGGAACCCCCTACACACCAGCAGAGCACCTCCACCAGATAA